In a single window of the Massilia oculi genome:
- a CDS encoding alpha-glucosidase family protein, protein MTQIPTTTNPNWWRDAIIYQVYPRSFLDTNGDGIGDLAGITEKLDYIASLGVDIVWLSPFFKSPMRDFGYDIADYCDVDPMFGNLADFDRLVAKAHGLGLKIMIDQVMSHTADSHPWFVESRSSRDNPKSDWYVWADPLPDGNPPNNWLSVFGGSAWQWDTRRKQYYMHNFLVSQPQLNFHNPEVQRAHLAAQRFWLERGVDGVRLDACVFHFHDRQLRSNPPALVRDTSTVTDVNPYGMQAHIYDKTQPENIAFLEQLRAQLDEFGAVSIGEISSDDALAQMNEYMAGGNKLHMAYSFNFLTPVFTAAHIRAQVEDFERRVEEGWASWSVGNHDAIRVMTRWGGPQATAGFARMVLAMQLSLKGTPCLYQGDELALHEADVPFELLQDPYGITFWPEFKGRDGCRTPMPWQAGAPHAGFTAGTPWLPVEPSHAAAAVDLQDKDPDSMLNFQRRFIALRRTMPQLTRGEIAFIDAPEPVLALRRDLEGERSVLAAFNLSTAEVTFDWPATEGADHMAVAGLAGEAQRGRVTLPPYGAWFGLVRAEG, encoded by the coding sequence ATGACCCAGATCCCGACCACGACGAATCCGAACTGGTGGCGCGACGCCATCATCTACCAGGTTTATCCGCGCAGCTTCCTCGATACGAACGGCGACGGCATCGGCGACCTGGCCGGCATCACCGAGAAGCTCGACTACATCGCGAGCCTGGGCGTGGACATCGTCTGGCTGTCGCCGTTCTTCAAGTCGCCGATGCGCGATTTCGGCTACGACATCGCCGATTACTGCGACGTCGACCCGATGTTCGGCAACCTGGCCGACTTCGACCGCCTGGTCGCCAAGGCCCATGGCCTGGGCCTGAAGATCATGATCGACCAGGTGATGTCGCACACCGCCGACAGCCACCCCTGGTTCGTGGAAAGCCGTTCCAGCCGCGACAATCCGAAATCGGACTGGTATGTCTGGGCCGATCCGCTCCCGGACGGCAACCCGCCGAACAACTGGCTGTCGGTGTTCGGCGGCTCGGCCTGGCAATGGGATACGCGCCGCAAGCAGTACTACATGCACAACTTCCTGGTGAGCCAGCCGCAGCTGAACTTCCATAATCCGGAGGTGCAGAGGGCCCACCTGGCGGCCCAGCGCTTCTGGCTCGAGCGCGGCGTCGACGGCGTGCGCCTGGACGCCTGCGTGTTCCACTTCCACGACCGCCAGCTGCGCAGCAATCCGCCGGCGCTGGTGCGCGACACCTCGACCGTGACCGACGTGAACCCGTACGGGATGCAGGCCCACATCTACGACAAGACCCAGCCCGAGAACATCGCCTTCCTGGAGCAGCTGCGCGCCCAGCTGGACGAATTCGGCGCGGTCTCGATCGGCGAGATCAGCTCGGACGACGCGCTGGCCCAGATGAACGAGTACATGGCGGGCGGGAACAAGCTGCACATGGCCTACAGCTTCAACTTCCTGACGCCGGTGTTCACGGCCGCCCATATCCGCGCGCAGGTGGAAGACTTCGAACGGCGCGTGGAGGAAGGCTGGGCCTCCTGGTCGGTCGGCAACCACGACGCGATCCGCGTGATGACGCGCTGGGGCGGCCCGCAAGCCACCGCCGGTTTCGCCAGGATGGTGCTGGCGATGCAGCTTTCGCTCAAGGGCACGCCCTGCCTGTACCAGGGCGACGAGCTGGCGCTGCACGAAGCCGACGTCCCGTTCGAACTGCTGCAAGACCCGTACGGCATCACCTTCTGGCCCGAGTTCAAGGGCCGCGACGGCTGTCGCACCCCGATGCCATGGCAGGCCGGCGCGCCGCATGCCGGCTTCACCGCGGGCACGCCCTGGCTGCCGGTTGAGCCTTCGCACGCCGCCGCCGCGGTCGACCTGCAGGACAAGGACCCCGATTCGATGCTGAACTTCCAGCGCCGCTTCATCGCCCTGCGCCGCACCATGCCGCAGCTGACGCGCGGCGAGATCGCCTTCATCGACGCGCCGGAACCGGTGCTGGCCCTGCGCCGCGACCTGGAGGGCGAGCGCAGCGTGCTGGCGGCGTTCAACCTGTCGACCGCGGAAGTGACGTTCGACTGGCCGGCGACCGAAGGCGCCGACCACATGGCCGTCGCGGGCCTGGCCGGCGAAGCCCAGCGCGGCCGCGTGACCCTGCCGCCGTACGGCGCCTGGTTCGGCCTGGTCCGCGCGGAGGGTTGA
- a CDS encoding glucokinase produces MDTQQGQEPEKFARTAFADGPRLLADIGATHARFALQTAPGVFRSVQVLRCDDFEGIVPLLRHYLRDHAAPENVRLNHGAFAVANPINGDYVRMTNRAWEFSTDAVRRELGLSTLLIVNDFTALATALPGFAKEDLMQVGPGTPVPGAVIGVLGPGTGLGVSGGIPTADGFVTLGSEGGHVNFAPADEREFAILQYAWREWPHVSNERLISGPGMEVIYRALADRNGVDAVARSAAAIVSGALESDDPLCLETLECFCGMLGGAAANLAVTLGAFGGIFIGGGIVPRLGEWFARSPFRTRFEAKGRFSDYLADIPTYVITTPNPAFHGVATILAEHLRGRSGANTLMERIGQLREELSPAEARVATLVLEHPRTVLNEPIAEIARLADVSQPTVIRFCRSLGFQGLAEFKLKFASSLTGAIPVRHSQVRMSDSTHDLSAKVIDNTVSAILRFRDQLDVRSLDRAIELVSRARRVEFYALGNSRAVALDGQHKFFRFRIPTALYGDAHLFTLAAGLLGPGDVVIAVSNSGGLPELLQAVDIARAAGADVIAISNSQSPLARKASVCLAVDHSEDSTSFLSMISRILQLLLIDIMAVGISVDGQHGPEAGKDPRRLLISHLDS; encoded by the coding sequence ATGGATACCCAGCAGGGGCAGGAGCCTGAAAAGTTCGCGCGCACGGCGTTCGCCGACGGACCGCGCCTGCTGGCCGACATCGGCGCGACCCATGCGCGCTTCGCGTTGCAGACCGCGCCGGGCGTGTTCCGCTCGGTCCAGGTGCTGCGCTGCGACGACTTCGAGGGCATCGTCCCGCTGCTGCGCCATTACCTGCGCGATCATGCGGCCCCTGAGAATGTGCGGCTGAACCACGGCGCGTTCGCGGTCGCCAACCCGATCAATGGCGACTACGTGCGCATGACCAACCGCGCCTGGGAGTTCTCCACCGATGCGGTGCGGCGCGAGCTGGGCCTGTCGACCCTCCTGATCGTCAACGATTTCACCGCGCTGGCCACCGCGCTGCCGGGCTTCGCCAAAGAGGACCTGATGCAGGTGGGTCCGGGTACGCCCGTGCCGGGCGCCGTCATCGGCGTGCTGGGACCGGGCACCGGCCTGGGCGTGTCGGGCGGGATCCCGACCGCGGACGGCTTCGTCACCCTGGGCAGCGAGGGCGGCCACGTCAACTTCGCGCCGGCCGACGAGCGCGAGTTCGCGATCCTGCAATACGCCTGGCGCGAGTGGCCGCACGTGTCGAACGAGCGACTGATCTCGGGCCCCGGCATGGAAGTCATCTACCGCGCGCTGGCCGACCGCAACGGCGTCGACGCCGTGGCGCGCAGCGCGGCCGCCATCGTGTCCGGCGCGCTCGAGTCCGACGATCCGCTGTGCCTGGAAACGCTCGAATGCTTCTGCGGCATGCTGGGCGGCGCCGCCGCCAACCTGGCGGTGACCCTGGGCGCTTTCGGCGGCATCTTCATCGGCGGCGGCATCGTGCCGCGTCTCGGCGAATGGTTCGCGCGCTCGCCGTTCCGCACGCGGTTCGAGGCGAAGGGGCGTTTTTCGGACTACCTGGCGGACATCCCGACCTATGTGATCACCACGCCGAACCCCGCCTTCCATGGCGTGGCGACCATCCTGGCCGAGCACCTGCGCGGCCGCAGCGGCGCCAACACGCTGATGGAACGCATCGGGCAGCTGCGCGAGGAACTGTCGCCGGCCGAGGCGCGCGTGGCCACGCTCGTGCTCGAGCATCCGCGCACGGTGCTGAACGAGCCGATCGCCGAGATCGCGCGCCTGGCCGACGTGAGCCAGCCGACCGTGATCCGCTTCTGTCGCTCGCTGGGCTTCCAGGGCCTGGCCGAATTCAAGCTCAAGTTCGCGAGCAGCCTGACCGGCGCGATCCCCGTGCGCCACAGCCAGGTGCGCATGAGCGACAGCACCCACGACCTGTCGGCCAAGGTGATCGACAACACGGTGTCGGCGATCCTGCGTTTCCGCGATCAGCTCGACGTGCGCTCGCTCGATCGCGCGATCGAACTGGTGAGCCGCGCGCGCCGCGTCGAGTTCTACGCGCTGGGCAACTCGCGCGCGGTGGCGCTGGACGGGCAGCACAAATTCTTCCGTTTCAGGATCCCGACCGCGCTGTATGGCGACGCCCACCTGTTCACCCTGGCAGCGGGGCTGCTGGGGCCGGGCGACGTGGTGATCGCGGTATCGAATTCGGGCGGCTTGCCGGAGCTGCTGCAGGCGGTGGACATCGCACGCGCCGCCGGCGCCGACGTGATCGCCATCAGCAACAGCCAGTCGCCGCTGGCGCGCAAGGCCAGCGTGTGCCTGGCGGTCGATCACAGCGAGGACAGCACCAGCTTCCTGTCGATGATCTCGCGCATCCTGCAGCTGCTGCTGATCGACATCATGGCGGTGGGGATTTCGGTCGACGGCCAGCATGGGCCGGAGGCGGGGAAGGATCCGCGCCGGCTGCTCATCTCGCACCTGGACAGCTGA
- a CDS encoding PEP-CTERM sorting domain-containing protein, which translates to MDRRRATYAHRLEKSSQREKRLVALAVLGVAVGVAGVLAPPLDIDWPNLDRQGGEVTHFGANPAAVATPVASAPAGQGAARRIYPFSIIPGGVADRHELARVIRTDRVVAAHYADFDVANARAVTVTAPRAVYVSYRKGNQVYWTSKKLMLAPGETLFTDGRNEMRARCANRISDVPMYPVEAHGPTESELDSFVAEDGGGLMAVAAGIEGLDDDPSAGQRYHTEVFPNGAGLLAGAAPAAQPRLSSLMGSAPARYGSGVSNGGTLGGGSGDGATTPSTGTPGGSTPTPGGAGNGNTGSGDSPGGSLPGASTPSNPTPDTGTVPNPDPGPGPNPELPATPGVPGTPNGPDTPGTPGTPGTPGNPGIPGIPGIPGTPGGPPDDTDVEPNDPVEVPEPGSLWLGGVAFAAMLWLRRKRPAARS; encoded by the coding sequence ATGGACCGCCGCCGCGCCACCTACGCCCACCGTCTCGAAAAATCGTCGCAACGCGAGAAGCGGCTGGTCGCCCTCGCCGTACTCGGCGTCGCCGTCGGCGTGGCGGGCGTGCTTGCGCCGCCGCTGGACATCGATTGGCCGAATCTCGACCGCCAGGGCGGCGAGGTCACGCACTTCGGCGCCAATCCCGCCGCGGTCGCAACGCCGGTCGCGTCCGCGCCCGCCGGGCAGGGCGCCGCACGTCGCATCTACCCGTTTTCGATCATCCCGGGCGGCGTGGCGGACAGGCATGAGCTGGCGCGCGTCATCAGGACCGATCGCGTGGTGGCGGCGCACTATGCGGACTTCGACGTCGCCAACGCGCGCGCTGTCACCGTCACCGCGCCGCGCGCCGTCTACGTGTCGTACCGCAAGGGAAACCAGGTCTACTGGACCAGCAAGAAACTCATGCTGGCGCCTGGAGAAACCTTGTTCACGGACGGCAGGAACGAGATGCGGGCGCGCTGCGCAAACCGGATTTCCGACGTGCCGATGTATCCGGTCGAAGCCCATGGGCCGACCGAGTCGGAACTCGATTCCTTCGTCGCCGAGGATGGCGGCGGGTTGATGGCCGTGGCGGCCGGCATCGAGGGGCTCGACGACGATCCCTCCGCGGGACAGCGCTATCATACCGAGGTGTTCCCGAACGGCGCCGGCCTGCTGGCGGGCGCCGCTCCGGCCGCGCAGCCGCGCCTGTCCAGCCTCATGGGCAGCGCGCCCGCAAGGTATGGATCCGGCGTGTCGAACGGCGGCACGCTGGGCGGCGGCAGCGGCGATGGTGCGACGACGCCTTCGACCGGGACGCCTGGCGGCAGCACCCCGACGCCGGGCGGCGCCGGCAATGGCAATACCGGCAGCGGCGACAGTCCTGGCGGCAGCCTGCCCGGCGCCTCAACCCCGTCCAATCCGACGCCGGACACCGGCACCGTCCCGAACCCCGATCCCGGCCCGGGACCCAATCCGGAGCTGCCAGCCACGCCGGGCGTGCCGGGCACGCCGAACGGCCCCGATACGCCTGGTACGCCTGGTACTCCGGGCACTCCGGGGAATCCCGGCATTCCCGGCATTCCCGGCATTCCCGGCACGCCAGGTGGCCCTCCGGACGACACCGACGTCGAGCCGAACGATCCGGTCGAAGTGCCGGAGCCAGGTTCCCTATGGCTGGGCGGCGTGGCCTTCGCGGCCATGCTGTGGCTGCGCCGCAAGAGACCGGCCGCCAGGAGCTGA
- the groL gene encoding chaperonin GroEL (60 kDa chaperone family; promotes refolding of misfolded polypeptides especially under stressful conditions; forms two stacked rings of heptamers to form a barrel-shaped 14mer; ends can be capped by GroES; misfolded proteins enter the barrel where they are refolded when GroES binds), translating into MAAKEVVFGDAARAKMVEGVNVLANAVKVTLGPKGRNVVLERSFGAPTVTKDGVSVAKEIELKDKLQNMGAQMVKEVASKTSDNAGDGTTTATVLAQAIVREGMKFVAAGMNPMDLKRGIDKAVAATVEELKKIAKPTTTSKEIAQVGAISANSETSIGERIAEAMEKVGKEGVITVEDGKSLNDELDIVEGMQFDRGYLSPYFINNPDKQVAVHEQPFILLCDKKISNIRDLLPVLEQVAKAGRPLVIIAEDIEGEALATLVVNNIRGILKTVAVKAPGFGDRRKAMLEDIAILTGGQVIAEEVGLTLEKVTLAELGQASRIEVGKENTIIIDGAGQAESIEGRVKQIRAQIEEATSDYDREKLQERVAKLAGGVAVIRVGAATEVEMKEKKARVEDALHATRAAVEEGIVPGGGVALLRARATLDVKGDNPDQDAGIKIVLRAMEEPLRMIVQNAGDEPSVVVAAVLAGTGNYGYNAANGTYGDMVEMGVLDPAKVTRSALQNAASIAGLMLTTDCMVSEVVEDKPAGGMGGMGGMGGMGGMDGMM; encoded by the coding sequence ATGGCAGCTAAAGAAGTAGTGTTCGGCGACGCAGCGCGCGCCAAGATGGTCGAAGGCGTCAATGTCCTGGCCAACGCAGTCAAGGTCACCCTGGGCCCGAAAGGCCGCAACGTCGTGCTCGAGCGCTCGTTCGGCGCCCCGACCGTCACCAAGGATGGTGTCTCGGTCGCAAAAGAAATCGAACTGAAAGACAAGCTCCAGAACATGGGCGCGCAGATGGTCAAGGAAGTCGCTTCCAAGACCAGCGACAACGCCGGTGACGGCACCACCACCGCGACCGTGCTGGCACAAGCCATCGTGCGCGAAGGCATGAAGTTCGTTGCCGCCGGCATGAACCCGATGGACCTGAAGCGCGGCATCGACAAGGCCGTCGCAGCGACCGTCGAAGAACTGAAGAAGATCGCCAAGCCAACCACCACCTCGAAAGAAATCGCGCAAGTCGGCGCGATCTCGGCCAACTCGGAAACCTCGATCGGCGAGCGCATCGCTGAAGCGATGGAAAAAGTGGGCAAGGAAGGCGTCATCACCGTGGAAGACGGCAAGTCGCTGAACGACGAGCTGGACATCGTGGAAGGCATGCAGTTCGACCGCGGCTACCTGTCGCCGTACTTCATCAACAACCCGGACAAGCAAGTCGCCGTCCACGAGCAGCCGTTCATCCTGCTGTGCGACAAGAAGATCTCGAACATCCGTGACCTGCTGCCGGTGCTGGAGCAAGTCGCCAAGGCCGGCCGTCCGCTGGTCATCATCGCCGAAGACATCGAAGGCGAAGCGCTGGCGACCCTGGTCGTCAACAACATCCGTGGCATCCTGAAGACCGTCGCCGTCAAGGCCCCTGGCTTCGGCGACCGCCGCAAGGCCATGCTGGAAGACATCGCCATCCTGACCGGCGGCCAGGTCATCGCCGAAGAAGTCGGCCTGACCCTGGAAAAGGTCACCCTGGCGGAACTGGGCCAGGCTTCGCGCATCGAAGTCGGCAAGGAAAACACCATCATCATCGACGGCGCCGGCCAGGCTGAATCGATCGAAGGCCGCGTCAAGCAGATCCGCGCCCAGATCGAAGAAGCGACCTCGGACTACGACCGCGAAAAACTGCAAGAGCGCGTGGCCAAGCTGGCCGGTGGCGTTGCCGTGATCCGCGTCGGTGCAGCCACCGAAGTCGAGATGAAAGAGAAGAAGGCACGTGTCGAAGACGCGCTGCACGCAACCCGTGCTGCCGTCGAAGAAGGCATCGTGCCAGGCGGCGGCGTGGCCCTGCTGCGCGCCCGCGCTACCCTGGACGTCAAGGGCGACAATCCTGACCAGGACGCCGGCATCAAGATCGTCCTGCGCGCCATGGAAGAGCCACTGCGCATGATCGTCCAGAACGCTGGCGACGAGCCATCGGTCGTGGTCGCAGCCGTCCTGGCCGGCACCGGCAACTACGGCTACAACGCCGCCAACGGCACCTATGGCGACATGGTCGAAATGGGCGTGCTGGATCCAGCCAAGGTCACCCGTTCGGCCCTGCAAAATGCAGCGTCGATCGCCGGCCTGATGCTGACCACCGACTGCATGGTCTCGGAAGTCGTCGAAGACAAGCCAGCCGGCGGCATGGGCGGCATGGGTGGCATGGGCGGCATGGGCGGCATGGACGGCATGATGTAA
- the groES gene encoding co-chaperone GroES, with protein MNLRPLHDRVIVKRLDQETKTASGLIIPDAAAEKPDQGEVLAVGNGKVQDNGQVRPLEVKVGDRVLFGKYSGQAVKVNGEELLVMREEDIMAVVQQ; from the coding sequence ATGAACCTTCGTCCTCTGCACGATCGCGTAATCGTCAAGCGCCTCGACCAGGAAACCAAGACTGCGTCTGGCCTGATCATCCCTGATGCCGCGGCAGAGAAGCCAGACCAAGGCGAAGTCCTCGCCGTCGGTAACGGCAAAGTGCAAGACAACGGCCAGGTTCGCCCGCTGGAAGTCAAAGTCGGCGACCGCGTGCTGTTCGGTAAGTACTCCGGCCAGGCCGTCAAGGTCAATGGCGAAGAACTGCTCGTGATGCGCGAAGAAGACATCATGGCCGTCGTCCAGCAGTAA
- a CDS encoding cell division protein ZapA — translation MIHLDVTIMGQPYRLACRDGEERTLREAVAYLDGKMCQLRDSGKVRGTDRIAVMAALSVAAEFLSVKSPQGPLSDMSILEVKQKLEAMHTVLDKALAPQENLF, via the coding sequence ATGATCCATCTCGACGTCACCATCATGGGCCAGCCCTACCGCCTGGCCTGCCGCGACGGCGAAGAGCGCACGCTGCGCGAGGCCGTAGCCTACCTCGACGGCAAGATGTGCCAGCTGCGCGATTCGGGCAAGGTGCGGGGCACCGACCGCATCGCCGTCATGGCCGCGCTGAGCGTGGCCGCGGAATTCCTGTCGGTGAAGTCGCCACAGGGGCCGCTGTCGGACATGTCGATCCTCGAGGTCAAGCAAAAGCTGGAAGCGATGCATACCGTGCTCGACAAGGCGCTGGCACCCCAGGAAAATCTTTTCTGA
- a CDS encoding EVE domain-containing protein — translation MRYWLMKSEPDEVSFDDVLSAPGQTVAWFGVRNYQARNFMRDAMAVGDGVLFYHSSCAVPGVAGLAEIASGPYPDATQFDPASHYHDPKATHETPRWISIDVRAREAGRYLPLAEMRTIPALESMVLLQKGSRLSISPVTRSEWDAVVELVRAREA, via the coding sequence ATGCGCTATTGGTTGATGAAATCCGAACCGGACGAAGTCAGTTTCGACGACGTCCTGTCCGCACCCGGCCAGACCGTGGCCTGGTTCGGCGTGCGCAACTACCAGGCGCGCAACTTCATGCGCGATGCGATGGCCGTCGGCGACGGCGTCCTGTTCTATCACTCCAGCTGCGCCGTGCCCGGCGTGGCCGGGCTGGCCGAGATCGCGAGCGGACCCTATCCCGACGCCACCCAGTTCGACCCCGCCAGCCATTACCACGACCCGAAAGCCACCCACGAAACACCGCGCTGGATCTCGATCGACGTCCGCGCGCGGGAGGCGGGGCGCTATCTGCCGCTGGCCGAGATGCGCACCATTCCCGCGCTGGAAAGCATGGTGCTGCTGCAGAAGGGGAGCCGGCTGTCGATCTCGCCGGTCACCAGATCCGAATGGGATGCGGTCGTCGAGCTCGTGCGCGCCAGGGAGGCCTGA
- a CDS encoding sulfite exporter TauE/SafE family protein, whose product MDPWLILALLAMGTFGGFAAGLLGIGGGMVLVPFITMIFTARGFADELVVHMAIATALGVILFTSMSSVRAHHKHGAVLWPVVRLLAPGILIGSWIGPWIGKQMNTAVLAFFFGCFVAFSATQMLIGKKPKAARELPGRAGMFATGGLIGILSGLVGAGGGFVSVPFMTRCNVRIHNAVATSAALGFPIALSGTLSNMFYGWGEPGLPAWSLGFVYLPALAIIVLASVTMAPLGARTAHKMPVRQLQRIFAVILYALAAYMFWKAFN is encoded by the coding sequence ATGGATCCCTGGCTGATCCTGGCCCTGCTGGCGATGGGCACCTTCGGCGGCTTCGCGGCCGGCCTGCTCGGCATCGGCGGCGGCATGGTGCTGGTGCCCTTCATCACGATGATCTTCACCGCGCGCGGCTTCGCCGACGAACTCGTGGTCCACATGGCGATCGCCACCGCGCTCGGCGTCATCCTGTTTACCTCGATGTCCTCGGTGCGCGCCCACCACAAGCACGGCGCCGTGCTGTGGCCCGTGGTGCGCCTGCTGGCGCCGGGCATCCTGATCGGCTCCTGGATCGGACCCTGGATCGGCAAGCAGATGAATACCGCGGTGCTGGCCTTTTTCTTCGGCTGCTTCGTCGCCTTCTCGGCCACCCAGATGCTGATCGGAAAGAAGCCGAAGGCGGCGCGCGAATTGCCGGGCCGGGCCGGCATGTTCGCCACCGGTGGCCTGATCGGGATCCTGTCGGGACTGGTGGGCGCCGGCGGCGGCTTCGTCTCGGTGCCGTTCATGACGCGCTGTAATGTGCGCATTCATAACGCGGTCGCCACCAGCGCGGCGCTGGGCTTCCCGATCGCGCTCTCGGGCACGCTGTCGAATATGTTCTATGGCTGGGGCGAGCCGGGCCTGCCGGCATGGTCGCTGGGCTTCGTCTACCTGCCGGCGCTGGCCATCATCGTCCTGGCCAGCGTGACCATGGCGCCGCTCGGCGCCCGCACCGCGCACAAGATGCCGGTGCGCCAGCTGCAGCGTATCTTCGCCGTGATCCTGTATGCGCTGGCGGCCTATATGTTCTGGAAGGCGTTCAACTAG
- a CDS encoding xanthine dehydrogenase family protein molybdopterin-binding subunit: MSLDQGRRRFLAAGGALTLTFAMPAWSAQDALPKSLDKTPWLDAWIRIGADERITVFTGKAELGQGIKTALLQVVADELRIAPGRLTLVTADTARTPDEGMTAGSNSMKDSGAALRHAAGQVRMRLGELAAARLGAPAAGLALKDGAFVAPDGRRASFGQLVTGQELHLRATPQPAPPAPGAKTAIGRSLSRVDIPAKVTGGPAYVQDLRLPNMVHARVVRPPAQAATLIELDTAAVMRLPGVLKVVRDGRFLAVIADGEYRAVKAAALLARAARWETPAALPVYPDIEALVMAQPAEPTTILERGARAPEGMHFKATYTRPFQLHASIGPSCAVAQLVENRYTVWTHSQGVFPLRSALAELLATREDAIRCIHVEGAGCYGHNGADDVAADAALLARAFPGRPVRVQWMREDEHGWEPFGAAMVAQVAATLGPDGRITDWQYDVFTPSHNTRPGKAGNLLPATHLAKPFTPPVPKPSPQPEGSGDRNAIPYYRLPNARVTHHFQPKALLRTSAMRGLGAYCNVFAIESFMDELARAAKLDPVAFRLRHLEDPRAIDVVKLAAAKFGWEGYNRTARRGRGFAFARYKNLASYCALAVEVEVARETGMVRVTRVSSAVDCGEIVNPDGVRNQIEGGVIQSASWTLLEQVRFDAERVLTVDWASYPILRFGQTPEKIDVHLIDRPGQPFLGTGEAAQGPAAAAIANAVFDACGLRMRDLPLDRARVRNG; encoded by the coding sequence ATGAGCCTCGACCAGGGTCGGCGCCGCTTCCTGGCCGCGGGCGGCGCCTTGACGCTGACATTCGCCATGCCCGCGTGGTCCGCGCAGGATGCATTACCGAAAAGCCTCGACAAGACGCCCTGGCTCGACGCCTGGATCCGCATCGGCGCCGACGAGCGCATCACGGTCTTCACCGGCAAGGCCGAGCTGGGACAAGGCATCAAGACCGCGCTGCTGCAGGTCGTGGCAGACGAGCTGCGCATCGCACCCGGGCGCCTGACGCTTGTGACGGCCGACACCGCGCGCACGCCGGACGAAGGCATGACCGCCGGCAGCAACTCGATGAAGGACAGCGGCGCCGCGCTGCGCCATGCGGCGGGCCAGGTGCGGATGCGCCTGGGCGAACTGGCGGCGGCGCGCCTTGGCGCGCCCGCGGCCGGCCTGGCATTGAAGGATGGCGCCTTCGTCGCCCCTGACGGCCGTCGCGCCAGCTTCGGCCAGCTGGTAACCGGCCAGGAATTGCACCTGCGCGCCACGCCGCAGCCGGCGCCGCCCGCGCCTGGCGCAAAGACCGCGATCGGCCGATCGCTGTCTCGCGTCGACATCCCGGCCAAGGTCACGGGCGGACCCGCCTACGTGCAGGACCTGCGCCTGCCGAATATGGTGCATGCACGCGTGGTGCGTCCACCCGCGCAGGCGGCGACCTTGATCGAGTTGGATACGGCCGCCGTCATGCGCCTGCCCGGTGTGTTGAAAGTCGTGCGCGACGGCCGCTTCCTGGCCGTGATCGCGGACGGCGAATACCGCGCCGTGAAGGCCGCCGCGCTGCTCGCGCGCGCCGCGCGCTGGGAGACGCCGGCCGCGCTGCCGGTGTATCCCGACATCGAAGCGCTGGTGATGGCGCAGCCGGCCGAGCCAACGACCATCCTAGAACGGGGCGCGCGGGCGCCGGAGGGCATGCACTTCAAGGCCACCTATACCCGCCCCTTCCAGCTGCACGCTTCCATCGGCCCATCCTGCGCGGTGGCGCAGCTGGTGGAGAACCGCTACACGGTCTGGACCCACTCGCAGGGCGTGTTCCCGCTGCGCAGCGCGCTGGCCGAACTGCTGGCGACCCGGGAGGATGCGATCCGCTGCATCCACGTCGAGGGCGCGGGCTGCTATGGCCACAACGGCGCCGACGACGTGGCGGCCGACGCCGCCCTGCTGGCGCGCGCCTTCCCGGGCCGGCCGGTGCGGGTGCAATGGATGCGCGAGGACGAACACGGCTGGGAGCCGTTCGGCGCGGCGATGGTGGCGCAGGTGGCGGCCACGCTCGGTCCCGACGGCCGCATCACCGACTGGCAGTACGACGTCTTCACGCCTTCGCACAACACCCGCCCCGGGAAGGCCGGCAACCTGCTGCCGGCGACGCATCTGGCCAAGCCGTTCACGCCGCCGGTGCCGAAACCCAGCCCGCAGCCGGAAGGCAGCGGCGACCGCAATGCGATCCCCTATTACCGGCTGCCGAACGCGCGCGTGACCCACCACTTCCAGCCGAAGGCGCTCCTGCGCACCTCGGCCATGCGCGGCCTGGGCGCCTATTGCAATGTGTTCGCGATCGAGAGCTTCATGGACGAACTGGCGCGTGCGGCGAAGCTCGACCCGGTCGCTTTCCGCCTGCGCCACCTGGAAGATCCGCGCGCCATCGACGTGGTGAAGCTGGCGGCGGCGAAGTTCGGATGGGAAGGCTACAACAGGACTGCGCGGCGCGGCCGCGGTTTCGCCTTCGCCCGCTACAAGAACCTGGCGTCGTATTGCGCGCTGGCGGTCGAGGTGGAAGTGGCGCGCGAAACCGGAATGGTCCGCGTGACGCGCGTATCGAGCGCCGTCGATTGCGGCGAGATCGTCAACCCTGACGGCGTGCGCAACCAGATCGAGGGCGGCGTCATTCAGTCGGCCAGCTGGACCTTATTGGAACAGGTGCGCTTCGACGCCGAGCGGGTGCTCACCGTGGACTGGGCCTCGTACCCGATCCTGCGCTTCGGCCAAACGCCGGAGAAAATCGATGTGCACCTGATCGACCGCCCCGGCCAACCCTTCCTGGGCACCGGCGAAGCGGCGCAAGGCCCGGCCGCTGCGGCGATCGCCAACGCGGTGTTCGATGCCTGCGGCCTGCGGATGCGCGACCTGCCGCTGGATCGCGCGCGGGTCAGGAATGGCTAG